A window of the Nisaea acidiphila genome harbors these coding sequences:
- a CDS encoding SixA phosphatase family protein yields the protein MAKSLILLRHAKSSWSRPGLDDFDRPLNRRGERAAHVIGLFLKQENVAPDLVLCSAAKRTLQTWEAIRPNLPQSTAFEETAAIYEAGIGQLYKTLSEVSDNAGTILMIGHNPGLERLTASLCQGQAGEQMARVLEKFPTGALALIDLRIESWSAIAPGIGTLTRFVTPKELV from the coding sequence GTGGCGAAGTCTCTGATTCTCCTACGGCATGCCAAGTCCAGCTGGAGCCGGCCGGGACTGGACGATTTCGACCGTCCGCTGAACAGGCGCGGCGAGCGTGCGGCGCACGTGATCGGACTGTTTCTGAAACAGGAAAACGTCGCGCCCGACCTTGTCCTTTGTTCCGCCGCAAAGAGAACCCTGCAAACCTGGGAGGCCATTCGGCCCAACCTTCCGCAGAGTACGGCGTTTGAGGAAACGGCCGCGATATACGAGGCGGGAATCGGTCAGCTTTACAAGACGCTCTCCGAGGTCAGCGACAATGCCGGCACGATCCTGATGATCGGACATAATCCGGGTCTCGAGCGGCTGACGGCCTCTCTCTGTCAAGGGCAGGCGGGCGAACAGATGGCGCGCGTTCTGGAGAAGTTTCCGACCGGTGCGCTCGCGCTTATCGACCTACGGATCGAATCGTGGTCGGCGATAGCCCCCGGTATCGGAACATTGACCCGATTTGTGACGCCGAAGGAACTTGTATGA
- a CDS encoding CYTH and CHAD domain-containing protein, producing MKSKSTAAPKESELRLAVPEKSQNRLKRLPLLVGSGVGRARSMHLRSTYYDTPDGALAAAGMNLRIRQIGQRFVQTLKIGSGWQAGVAERIEIEGWVREEHPVLDLIHHAGTREFLTRNGLWDRLETRFVTDFRRVSREVRFKGDFGEALVSADLDLGEVRSGNRSVPISELELELKEGEPAVLFELASAIHRTVPVRIEYRGKALRAEQLTSPPEPKPVRGIRPALTRGTRINEAAVSILKACQVQVAANEAAILESMDPEGPHQMRVALRRMRAALGMFRAFGEPVLTERVRAEAKWLATALGEAREWDVYIDDLHLPVERALGAEIPALKELRGLAEARQEIGYRDARAAVASARFTALQFDLGLLIESLSSGVGNRGLDHLARSEEFAASRLEKRFRKVRKMGRKAFNGPTEALHELRLEMKKMRYASEFFASLFDAKKAKVFSKAAARLQNLLGYANDYAVSAHQLAALLEANHGTQAQSLAKAAGVVIGWHGAEMVQANREIQDAWNRFLDAGRFWPKAAV from the coding sequence ATGAAGAGTAAATCCACCGCGGCGCCCAAGGAATCGGAGCTGCGCCTCGCAGTTCCCGAAAAGTCCCAGAACAGGCTGAAACGTCTGCCACTCCTAGTCGGATCTGGCGTCGGCCGCGCCAGAAGCATGCATCTAAGGTCGACATATTACGACACGCCGGATGGAGCGCTCGCCGCCGCGGGAATGAATTTGCGCATCCGGCAAATAGGACAGCGTTTCGTGCAAACGCTGAAGATTGGCAGCGGGTGGCAGGCAGGTGTCGCAGAGAGAATTGAAATCGAGGGGTGGGTTCGGGAAGAGCACCCCGTGCTCGATTTGATTCATCACGCCGGAACGCGTGAGTTTCTGACGCGTAATGGGCTCTGGGACCGGCTGGAGACGCGTTTCGTCACCGACTTCAGGCGCGTGAGCCGCGAGGTGCGTTTCAAGGGGGATTTTGGTGAGGCTCTCGTCTCCGCGGATCTCGATCTCGGGGAAGTTCGTTCCGGGAACCGGTCGGTGCCGATCTCGGAGCTCGAACTGGAGCTTAAGGAGGGTGAGCCTGCGGTACTGTTCGAACTTGCCAGTGCTATTCACCGCACCGTTCCGGTCCGTATCGAGTATCGCGGCAAGGCGCTCAGGGCCGAACAACTGACGTCGCCGCCTGAACCGAAACCGGTTAGAGGCATCAGGCCGGCGCTCACCCGAGGAACTCGAATTAACGAGGCGGCAGTGTCGATTTTGAAGGCCTGCCAGGTGCAGGTCGCCGCGAATGAGGCGGCTATTCTGGAGAGCATGGATCCCGAGGGGCCGCACCAGATGCGGGTCGCTCTCAGGCGCATGCGGGCGGCGCTCGGGATGTTCCGCGCGTTCGGCGAACCCGTGCTGACGGAGCGCGTTCGCGCGGAAGCCAAATGGCTTGCGACCGCGTTGGGCGAGGCCCGGGAATGGGATGTTTATATCGATGACCTGCATCTCCCCGTCGAGCGCGCGCTCGGTGCGGAGATTCCCGCGCTAAAGGAACTTCGGGGATTGGCCGAGGCCCGACAGGAAATCGGATACAGGGATGCCCGGGCGGCCGTGGCCTCGGCCCGTTTCACCGCCTTGCAATTCGATCTTGGCCTTCTGATAGAGAGCTTGTCGAGCGGCGTCGGCAATAGAGGGCTGGACCATCTTGCGCGGAGCGAGGAGTTTGCAGCCTCCCGGCTGGAAAAGCGGTTCCGGAAGGTGCGAAAGATGGGGCGCAAAGCGTTCAATGGACCGACGGAAGCGCTCCACGAGCTTCGTCTGGAGATGAAGAAGATGCGATACGCGTCGGAGTTCTTCGCCTCTCTGTTCGATGCAAAGAAGGCCAAGGTTTTTTCGAAGGCGGCAGCCCGACTCCAGAATTTGCTCGGCTACGCCAATGATTACGCGGTTTCGGCGCATCAGCTCGCGGCTTTGCTCGAAGCAAATCACGGCACCCAAGCGCAGTCGCTGGCGAAGGCGGCAGGTGTGGTCATCGGCTGGCACGGTGCGGAGATGGTACAGGCCAACAGGGAGATTCAGGACGCCTGGAACCGATTTCTGGATGCAGGCCGGTTCTGGCCGAAAGCGGCGGTTTAG